The sequence GGCGGCCCGGTCGTGTTCAATCCCGAGCCAATGTCGGACTTTATCGACGCCTTCATCATCGGCGATGGGGAAGAGGCATTCGCCGCATTCCTACATGGTAACCACTCACTCAAGCAACAGGGGATCCCGCGACGGGAACGACTGCGCCGTCTCGCTGGGGAAATCACCGGCCTGTATGTTCCCGCCCTCTATCCCACACGCACCGACCCAACAACCGGTTTCGTCCATGTTGCGCCGGGCGATGCGGCGCCCTATCCTGTGCGCAAGGCGCTCGTCGACGATGTCAACCGTTTCCCGTTCCCGGCCGACATCCTCGTGCCGCAGGGAGACATCGTCCACGACCGTGTCGCCGTCGAGATCGCGCGCGGCTGCACCGAGGGATGCCGGTTCTGCCAGGCGGGGATCATCTACCGCCCCGTGCGCGAGCGCACGCCGGCGTCGATTGTCCAGACGATCATCGCTGGCATCGACAAGACCGGCTTTGAAGAGGCATCGCTGACTGCGTTGTCGACCGCCGACTATTCCTGCGTGACGCCTTTGGCCAAGGCGGTGATGGCGGAGTTGCAGGTGCGTCGGGCGGCGATGTCGGTCTCCTCGTTGCGCGTCTATGGCGTCACCGAGGAATTGGCGCGCGAGATTGCCAAGGTCCGCAAAACCGGCTTCACGATCGCTCCGGAGGCGGGCACACAACGCATGCGTGATGTCATCAACAAGGGGATCACCGATGAGAACATCGACACCGCCGCCGAGATCGCCTTTGCCAATGGCTGGACCCGTCTGAAACTCTACTTCATGATCGGCCTGCCGACCGAGACCGACGAGGATGTTCTCGGCATCGCCGACATCGCCATTCGCGTCTGGCGCATCGCCAAGCGCCATGGGGTGGGGCGCGCCTCGGTCGTCATCTCCGTTTCATCCTTCGTTCCCAAGGCGCATTCGACCTTCCAGTGGGTGGCCTTTGACGATCCCGACCATCTGCGTCGCAAGCAGCGGTTGCTCGCCGACCGCCTGCGACCCTTCCGCGCCATTGAACTGAAATGCCACGAGGTCCGCCTGTCGCGTCTCGAGGCAGTCTTTTCCCGTGGTGACCGCCGTCTGGGCAAAGTGATCGAGAGCGCCTGGCGCCACGGCGCCCGTTTCGACGAGTGGACCGATTACTTCCGCGAAGAGAACTGGACCGCCGCCTTTGCCGCCTGCCATCTCGATCCCGATCAGTTCCTCCCGGCCTTGCCCATTGCGGAGCCGCTGGTCTGGGATCACATCGACTCCCGCGTGACGAGGGACTTCCTCCTGAAGGACCTGCGCAAGGGACTGGCCGCTCGCTTCTGGCATCCCTGCGAGAAGCCCTATCTTCCCAAGCGGCACAATCCACCCAAGACCAAAGAGGGGATTACGAAGCTGGTCTGCTACGACTGCGGCGTCGACTGCGACCTCAAGGCCATCGCCATCGAACGAGAGCAGGCCGGAGCCTCGGCAGATCATCTGGTTCTCGAGAAGAATGCCATGCTGGACCGCATCGGCCGCGACAAACTCCCGCAGCCGGTCGCTCCCGAGTCCGGCGAGTTCCCGGAAGAGCGATCCGACCGCTGGGATCGTGTCGGCGCCGGGCCCGGTTCGCAGCCGTTCGCCCCGACACCGGGACCGCTGTATCGCTATCGTCTCTGTTACTGCAAGGCCGGTCTGTCACGCTACCTGTCGCATCTGGAGGTTGTGCGGCTGTTCCACCGTGCCTCGCGACGCGCGCAACTCCCGGTGGCGTTCTCCGGGGGCTTTCACCCGCACCCGAAGCTCTCCTTCGGTCCCGCTCTTCCGGTCGGGGTCGCCGGTGATCATGAATACCTCGACGTAGAACTGACAGAGGACTGGCCCACCGAGCGGCTGGTTGCGACGCTGAATCGACATCTGCATGAGGGGTTCGCCCTGCGTGCCGCGGTGAGACTGCATGTTGGCGATCCGGGCATCGAGGCGCTGATCGACCACTTCGACTACTTGGTTGAATTCGACTCCCGCGCGCTGGCCGATCTGATTGGCGCCGGCCCATCGCTTGACACACGTCTGCGGTCCAAACTTGCCAATGGCGGCTGGACCATCGAGCGCACCATCGAAGGCCGCCGCAAGACGATCAACGCCGCCGAGTTTGTCGATCATTGGGAATTCGCCACTCCGAATGGCACGACACGATGGCGGGTGACACTCCTTTCCAAGGCGGGACGCTCGGTCAAGCCGCGCGAGCTGGTCGAATCGCTCCTCGGCGCCTGGCCCGATGGCACCATCATCACACGGTCGCGCATGGGCCGTCTCATTGACGATCGATTCCTTACACCGATGGAAACCGCGACGGCATGAAAGCACGGCAAGATTTAACCTCTCCCTCCGGCGATGTCCCGAACGGAGTGAGGGGGAGAGGTCGATCCGATCCGCCGCGGCGGATCGGATCGGCTTGCCCTGAGCGACCTGTCCTGAGCGCAGTCGAAGGAAGTCGAAGGGGTGAGGGAGTTCGTCGCGCCTCCTTCTACACCCTCGGCTGTCGCCTCAACCAGGCCGAGACTGCGCTGATCGCCGAACAGTTCCGCACGTCCGGCTATGCGATTGTCGAGCACGGCGCGGCCGCCGATGTCGCCGTCATCCACACCTGCTCGGTGACCGAGCATGCCGACGCCCGTTGTCGCCAGGAAATCCGCAAGGCCAGGCGTCGTTCTCCCGATGCGTTGGTCTGCGTCGTCGGCTGCTATGCCCAGGCCGAGCCGGGAACAGTCGCGGCCATTGACGGCGTCGATCTGATCGTCGGCAACGACCGCAAATTCGCGCTGGCGGATCTAATCGGCGTAGCAATCGCCGCCCGCAGCGGTGTGCCGGTCAGCCCTTGGGCTGACGTGGGCACGGCAGGCCGTGCCCTTACAAGGCAGCCAACGGTGCTTGTCTCGCCCCGTCCCGATGCGACCGAGATCGAATACCCGATGGCCGGATACTACCCGCATCAGACCCGTGCCAACATCAAGGTCCAGGATGGTTGCGACTTCTGCTGCGCTTTCTGCATTCTACCACGGATTCGTGGCCAGGCGCGTTCGCGTCCCCTCCCCGACATCATCGCCGAGGGTCACGAACTGGCCCGCCGCGGCCACAAAGAACTGGTGATCACCGGCGTCAACGTCGGCACGTATGCGAGCAACGGTCACACCCTCGCCGATGTCGCCCGTTCCCTGTCGGGTATCCGTGGCGTGGCGCGTGTTCGTGTGTCATCGATTGAACCATCAACCGTCAGCGATGATCTCCTGCGCTGGATGGCCGAATCGCCGGCGGCATGCCGCCATCTCCATCTCCCCCTGCAATCGGGTGACGACCGTGTCCTCTCCCGTATGAAACGCGTCTACACCACATCCGAATACGCCCGCTTTATCGACAAAGTGAAGACCATGATCCCCGATGTCGGCCTGGGCACCGACATCATGGTCGGCTTTCCCGGCGAATCCGAGCGCGGATTCGCGAACACCGTTCGCTTTGTCTCGGAACTTCCCTTCTCATACCTGCATGTATTCTCGTATTCCGACCGTCCCAAGACCGCCGGCCTGTATCTCTCCGACAAATGCTCCCCGGACGCGATCAAAGAACGCTCCGCGATCATGCACGACCTCGCCGCCTGGAAAAAGCAGCGCTTCTTCGCCGATCACATCGGCCGCACCGTCGAGGTCCTCTTCGAGACCGTCGACACCGACGGCTGGCGCAAGGGCTTCACCGGATCGTATCTTCGGGTGGGAGTGCCGCCGGATCACGCGCGGGAGAATGATCTGAGCGACACGATTGTAGCTGGGATCGACTCCGACTTCTGCCGCGGTGCAGGGGCACCGCGTGTCGAAGACCCCGAGCGAAGCCGAGAGGCCGTGCCATCAACCAGTGAAATCTGATCGCCATGAATTCAGCGACATCATCTCTGGCCGCGCTCGCCCGCGTCAACCTTCAGACCTTTGGCTGCCAGATGAACGAGTACGACTCCGAATTGGTTGGCTCGATTCTGGGGGAACGGGGGTTTGCGCTCACGGCCGATGAGACCGCCGCCGACGTGATCCTCTTCAACACCTGCGCCATCCGCGAGACCGCCCACACCCGCATCTATGCGCGGCTCGATGCGCTCCTGCACGAGAAGAAGGCCCGGCCGGAACTGATCGTCGGCGTCCTCGGCTGCATGTCGCAGAATCTGAAAGAAGATCTGTTGCTGCGTTTCCCCGCCGTCGATCTGATCTGTGGCCCCGATGCCTATCGTCATCTCCCCGACCTGATCGACCGCGCCCGCAGTCTGCGCGAACGCGGCACCGCCGTCGAGCTGTCCGAATACGAAACCTATGACGACATCGCGCCGACCCGTGTCGAGGGCGTCAATGCCTGGATCGCGATCATGCGCGGCTGCGACAACTACTGCACGTTCTGTGTCGTTCCCTATACGCGCGGCCGCGAACGCTCCCGTGATCCCGAGGGCATTCTGGCCGAGACACGCACGCTCGCCTCACAGGGATACAAGCAGGTCACACTCCTGGGGCAGAATGTCAACTCCTACCGCCACAATGGCACGACCTTCGCCGACTTGATGGCCTCAGTCGCCCAAATCCCCGGCATCGCGCGCGTTCGCTTCACCTCGCCCCATCCGCAGGATTTCCCCGCGCAGCTTCTGGAAGTGATCGCCGGCGACGACCGCCTCTGCAAACACATCCATCTCCCTCTGCAGGCCGGGTCGGATCGTATCCTCAAGAAGATGAACCGCGGCTACACGCGCGATGGCTTCCTGCGTCTGGTCGATCAGATTCGCACCACGATTCCCGGTGTCGCCCTGACGACCGACATTATCTGCGGCTTCCCGACCGAGACCGACGCCGAATTCGCCGCGACCGAAGCCGTGATGCGCGAGGTGGAATTCGACTCCGCCTTCATCTTCAAGTATTCCGAGCGCGTCGGCACCATCGCCGCCAAACTCTGGGATGATGACATCCCCGAACCCGTCAAGTCCGAGCGTGTCACCCGTCTTGTCGACCTGCAGCGCGAGATCTCGCTACGACATCACCAGACGATGGTCGGCTCGACCGTCCGCGTGCTGATCGAAGGGGAGAGCCGCAAGAACGCCCACGAATGGAAATCTCGCACCGACGGCAACGCCATCGTCGTCTTTGCCGACCCCACGGCAACCACCGGCGACTTCCGCAACGTCCGCCTCACCGAAGCGACCCCGAATACGTTACGGGGGATTGCGATCCACTGACCCGGGATCCGTAGGGCGGGCTACTTGTCTCGAGCAAAGCCGAGGGATGCCCGCCGTTCTCGTTCTGCGATGTTGTGCGGGTCAGCCCTTCAGGGTGAATCCTTCAGGATGAACCCTCGGACTGACCCCGGACCCGAAGGGTCCGTCAGAACTGCTGATCAGAGAGATCGCCTGCCAAGGCAGGCGAACGTCAGCCCAAGGGCTGACCGGCACAGAATACGCTGCGCGGCACCGCACCCCATTGACATGCGATCCGTAGGGCGGGCTCTGCCCGCCATTCTCGCTTCACAGATTGTGACTGATGGTACCCCCGGCAGGA comes from Candidatus Zixiibacteriota bacterium and encodes:
- the miaB gene encoding tRNA (N6-isopentenyl adenosine(37)-C2)-methylthiotransferase MiaB, translated to MNSATSSLAALARVNLQTFGCQMNEYDSELVGSILGERGFALTADETAADVILFNTCAIRETAHTRIYARLDALLHEKKARPELIVGVLGCMSQNLKEDLLLRFPAVDLICGPDAYRHLPDLIDRARSLRERGTAVELSEYETYDDIAPTRVEGVNAWIAIMRGCDNYCTFCVVPYTRGRERSRDPEGILAETRTLASQGYKQVTLLGQNVNSYRHNGTTFADLMASVAQIPGIARVRFTSPHPQDFPAQLLEVIAGDDRLCKHIHLPLQAGSDRILKKMNRGYTRDGFLRLVDQIRTTIPGVALTTDIICGFPTETDAEFAATEAVMREVEFDSAFIFKYSERVGTIAAKLWDDDIPEPVKSERVTRLVDLQREISLRHHQTMVGSTVRVLIEGESRKNAHEWKSRTDGNAIVVFADPTATTGDFRNVRLTEATPNTLRGIAIH
- a CDS encoding TIGR03960 family B12-binding radical SAM protein, with the protein product MTTPAPIDDRTLSRLLDRVQKPGRYIGGELHRAVKGPQTVAIRVCLAFPDSYEIGMSHLGLRILYAHLNADARIFAERTYCPFPDMETLLRQNGLPLFSWETRTPLSSFDVVGFSLQSEMTHTNVLTMLDLGGIPLHRQERREDDPIIVAGGPVVFNPEPMSDFIDAFIIGDGEEAFAAFLHGNHSLKQQGIPRRERLRRLAGEITGLYVPALYPTRTDPTTGFVHVAPGDAAPYPVRKALVDDVNRFPFPADILVPQGDIVHDRVAVEIARGCTEGCRFCQAGIIYRPVRERTPASIVQTIIAGIDKTGFEEASLTALSTADYSCVTPLAKAVMAELQVRRAAMSVSSLRVYGVTEELAREIAKVRKTGFTIAPEAGTQRMRDVINKGITDENIDTAAEIAFANGWTRLKLYFMIGLPTETDEDVLGIADIAIRVWRIAKRHGVGRASVVISVSSFVPKAHSTFQWVAFDDPDHLRRKQRLLADRLRPFRAIELKCHEVRLSRLEAVFSRGDRRLGKVIESAWRHGARFDEWTDYFREENWTAAFAACHLDPDQFLPALPIAEPLVWDHIDSRVTRDFLLKDLRKGLAARFWHPCEKPYLPKRHNPPKTKEGITKLVCYDCGVDCDLKAIAIEREQAGASADHLVLEKNAMLDRIGRDKLPQPVAPESGEFPEERSDRWDRVGAGPGSQPFAPTPGPLYRYRLCYCKAGLSRYLSHLEVVRLFHRASRRAQLPVAFSGGFHPHPKLSFGPALPVGVAGDHEYLDVELTEDWPTERLVATLNRHLHEGFALRAAVRLHVGDPGIEALIDHFDYLVEFDSRALADLIGAGPSLDTRLRSKLANGGWTIERTIEGRRKTINAAEFVDHWEFATPNGTTRWRVTLLSKAGRSVKPRELVESLLGAWPDGTIITRSRMGRLIDDRFLTPMETATA
- the mtaB gene encoding tRNA (N(6)-L-threonylcarbamoyladenosine(37)-C(2))-methylthiotransferase MtaB, which produces MRGRGRSDPPRRIGSACPERPVLSAVEGSRRGEGVRRASFYTLGCRLNQAETALIAEQFRTSGYAIVEHGAAADVAVIHTCSVTEHADARCRQEIRKARRRSPDALVCVVGCYAQAEPGTVAAIDGVDLIVGNDRKFALADLIGVAIAARSGVPVSPWADVGTAGRALTRQPTVLVSPRPDATEIEYPMAGYYPHQTRANIKVQDGCDFCCAFCILPRIRGQARSRPLPDIIAEGHELARRGHKELVITGVNVGTYASNGHTLADVARSLSGIRGVARVRVSSIEPSTVSDDLLRWMAESPAACRHLHLPLQSGDDRVLSRMKRVYTTSEYARFIDKVKTMIPDVGLGTDIMVGFPGESERGFANTVRFVSELPFSYLHVFSYSDRPKTAGLYLSDKCSPDAIKERSAIMHDLAAWKKQRFFADHIGRTVEVLFETVDTDGWRKGFTGSYLRVGVPPDHARENDLSDTIVAGIDSDFCRGAGAPRVEDPERSREAVPSTSEI